A genomic region of Raphanus sativus cultivar WK10039 chromosome 6, ASM80110v3, whole genome shotgun sequence contains the following coding sequences:
- the LOC108812444 gene encoding sister chromatid cohesion protein PDS5 homolog E isoform X1 has product MGPLVGETELPEALLKAGKDLLEPHSSTESLLDLLHKVEALLSTVEQDPIVAVQSALRPSMKALVSADLLRNPDSDVRVYVVSCLTEIMRITAPEAPYNDGHMKDIFEVTVEAFGKLADASSRSYKKAEAVLDTVAKVRSSLVMLDLECDDVILEMFRQFLKVISPDHPQPVLHSMETIMITVIDESEEVSMDLLEILLAAVKKENQDVSAMASGLVEKVLSSCACTLRPCIMEALKSTGISLDMYSPVVLSICQSEAATTEAHIVVNPKEIEAVEKIEEQVVPSDPLQEKMDLGLSVKGARSKRTARGGTRANGDDKVTKGNDLQQLLKQGPSESTETETESESTRRRGRKPNSLMNPEEGYSFKTSSSKKDSSRRKLAGKKASSPSKVGQTNQSLVISLSPSSRSKKGSGKRSRSKMEETNPDAGSLARPVSKKQTVKKDKPEEEEEDLMETDLEKPEDSIKKTAKPSKKEKRAENGSEKTSAKKPLAEPKTSGKKTVHSDAKKNKSEGASMDMDGSEKTSAKKPLAEPKTSGKKTVHSDAKKNKSEIASMDTDVPQSSKNKKKNSRATTPATKEPEQAPKSHPKSKQTAGEEKGSNKSKLGQELVGKRVKVWWPLDETFYEGVIQSYDGRTKRHQVLYSDGEAEAIYLKNETWEIIQDNSPATEEKEDDLPDSTPLSDIMRRQKAKKSKNVSMDVEPNSSSDVRSQKEKEPVTNSTKKGKRTKGALKEGLSNVPESREEKDVNSSKEPKAKTGRTKKRQKVTEDMHRESEKDCDDKEEAETKGADSLKSDAEPECKRDHQELADDPNAETKTDGEELKSADKSNAEPETDGEEQEIAKEASAEVKIDGEEREPLKERNEEPESEVQEGESAKEPSADTKLIEKEDMSEIQDGESAKEPSADTKSIEKEDMSEEQEGESAKEPIADTKSIEKEDIPEEQSHGDAHTNVPETGKVENEAEEEDQRAVKEQEEETAKAEVGATPVSG; this is encoded by the exons ATGGGTCCTCTTGTCGGAGAAACCGAACTCCCTGAAGCTCTCCTCAAGGCTGGAAAAGATCTCCTCGAGCCTCATTCGTCTACTGAGTCCCTTCTCGACCTTCTCCAT AAAGTCGAGGCTCTGCTCTCTACTGTTGAGCAAGATCCTATTGTAGCTGTGCAAAGTGCCCTTAGACCATCTATGAAGGCTTTGGTATCTGCTGATCTCTTAAGAAACCCTGATTCTGATGTTAGGGTTTACGTTGTCTCCTGCTTAACCGAAATTATGAGGATAACTGCCCCTGAGGCCCCATATAACGATGGCCATATGAAG GATATCTTCGAGGTTACAGTAGAAGCCTTTGGGAAACTAGCTGATGCTTCCTCTCGCAGTTACAAGAAAGCGGAGGCTGTTCTTGATACTGTTGCTAAGGTCAGGTCATCCTTGGTGATGTTGGACTTGGAGTGCGATGACGTTATCCTAGAGATGTTTCGGCAGTTCTTGAAAGTCATAAG CCCGGATCATCCGCAACCTGTACTTCATTCAATGGAAACGATAATGATCACAGTGATAGATGAAAGTGAAGAAGTATCCATGGATTTGCTAGAGATTTTACTGGCTGCtgtcaaaaaagaaaaccaa GATGTCTCAGCAATGGCTTCGGGGCTTGTGGAGAAGGTTCTCAGTAGTTGCGCCTGTACGCTGCGACCATGCATCATGGAAGCTTTGAAGTCCACAGGGATTAGCTTGGACATGTATTCTCCAGTAGTTTTGTCAATTTGCCAAAGCGAAGCTGCCACTACTGAAGCACACATCGTTGTTAACCCCAAAGAAATTGAG gCAGTTGAAAAGATAGAAGAACAAGTAGTTCCAAGTGATCCATTGCAG GAAAAAATGGATTTGGGTCTCTCTGTCAAGGGGGCTAGGTCCAAGAGAACTGCAAGAGGTGGAACTCGAGCCAATGGAGATGACAAAGTAACAAAAGGAAATGATTTGCAACAACTTTTGAAGCAAGGGCCATCTGAAAGTACAGAAACAGAGACCGAATCAGAGTCTACTAGGAGGAGAGGGCGGAAACCCAATTCTCTGATGAATCCTGAGGAAGGCTACTCATTCAAGACGTCATCAAGCAAGAAGGATTCATCACGCCGAAAGCTCGCTGGCAAGAAAGCATCTTCCCCTAGTAAAGTTGGTCAAACGAATCAGTCGCTTGTTATTTCTCTCTCACCCTCTAGCAGGTCTAAGAAGGGGTCAGGTAAACGTAGCCGGAGTAAGATGGAAGAGACAAATCCTGATGCAGGTTCTTTAGCTAGACCAGTATCAAAGAAACAGACCGTGAAGAAGGATAagcctgaagaagaagaagaagatttaatGGAAACTGACCTTGAAAAGCCTGAAGATAGCATTAAGAAGACTGCCAAGCCAAGTAAAAAGGAGAAGAGAGCAGAGAATGGTTCAGAGAAAACATCAGCAAAGAAGCCACTTGCAGAACCTAAGACCAGTGGGAAAAAAACAGTCCACTCAGATGCTAAGAAAAACAAATCAGAAGGTGCGAGCATGGATATGGATGGTTCAGAGAAAACATCAGCAAAGAAGCCACTTGCAGAACCTAAGACCAGTGGGAAGAAAACAGTCCACTCAGATGCTAAGAAAAACAAATCAGAAATTGCGAGCATGGATACGGATGTTCCCCAGTCATCAAAGAACAAG AAGAAGAACTCCCGTGCAACAACGCCTGCGACAAAAGAACCCGAACAAGCTCCCAAGAGCCATCCCAAGAGTAAACAAACAGCTGGAGAGGAAAAA GGGTCCAACAAGAGTAAGCTTGGTCAGGAATTGGTTGGTAAGAGAGTTAAAGTCTGGTGGCCACTGGACGAGAC GTTTTATGAAGGTGTCATACAATCCTATGATGGTCGCACGAAGAGGCATCAA GTCTTGTATTCTGATGGGGAGGCTGAAGCGATTTAtcttaaaaatgaaacttgggaAATAATCCAGGATAATTCTCCAGCCACTGAG GAAAAGGAGGATGATTTGCCTGATTCTACTCCTTTATCTGACAT AATGCGAAGGCAGAAAGCGAAGAAGAGCAAAAATGTGTCTATGGATGTTGAACCGAACAGTTCTTCAGACGTCAG ATCCCAGAAGGAGAAAGAACCTGTAACGAACTCCACTAAGAAAGGGAAACGAACCAAAGGTGCGCTGAAGGAGGGCTTAAGCAACGTACCAGAAAGCAGAGAAGAGAAGGATGTTAATTCGTCAAAAGAACCGAAAGCTAAAACTGGCAGGACTAAGAAAAGGCAGAAGGTGACTGAAGATATGCACCGGGAAAGTGAAAAAGATTGTGATGACAAGGAAGAAGCTGAAACCAAAGGTGCAGACAGTCTGAAATCAGATGCAGAGCCTGAATGCAAGAGAGATCACCAAGAACTGGCTGATGATCCAAATGCGGAAACCAAAACTGATGGAGAAGAGCTAAAGTCTGCAGACAAGTCTAATGCAGAACCAGAAACTGATGGAGAAGAACAGGAGATAGCAAAAGAGGCAAGTGCAGAAGTCAAAATTGATGGAGAAGAGCGAGAGCCATTGAAGGAGCGTAATGAAGAACCTGAAAGTGAGGTACAAGAGGGCGAATCAGCAAAAGAGCCAAGTGCAGACACAAAATTAATTGAGAAGGAGGATATGTCTGAGATACAAGATGGAGAATCAGCGAAAGAGCCAAGTGCAGACACAAAATCGATTGAGAAGGAGGATATGTCTGAGGAGCAAGAGGGAGAATCAGCAAAAGAGCCAATTGCAGACACAAAATCGATTGAGAAGGAGGATATTCCTGAGGAGCAGAGTCATGGAGATGCACACACTAACGTGCCTGAGACTGGTAAAGTAGAaaatgaagctgaagaagaagatcagaGAGCAGTTAAGGAACAGGAAGAAGAGACTGCTAAGGCAGAAGTCGGTGCTACCCCTGTTTCAGGTTGA
- the LOC108812444 gene encoding sister chromatid cohesion protein PDS5 homolog E isoform X2: MGPLVGETELPEALLKAGKDLLEPHSSTESLLDLLHKVEALLSTVEQDPIVAVQSALRPSMKALVSADLLRNPDSDVRVYVVSCLTEIMRITAPEAPYNDGHMKDIFEVTVEAFGKLADASSRSYKKAEAVLDTVAKVRSSLVMLDLECDDVILEMFRQFLKVISPDHPQPVLHSMETIMITVIDESEEVSMDLLEILLAAVKKENQDVSAMASGLVEKVLSSCACTLRPCIMEALKSTGISLDMYSPVVLSICQSEAATTEAHIVVNPKEIEAVEKIEEQVVPSDPLQEKMDLGLSVKGARSKRTARGGTRANGDDKVTKGNDLQQLLKQGPSESTETETESESTRRRGRKPNSLMNPEEGYSFKTSSSKKDSSRRKLAGKKASSPSKVGQTNQSLVISLSPSSRSKKGSGKRSRSKMEETNPDAGSLARPVSKKQTVKKDKPEEEEEDLMETDLEKPEDSIKKTAKPSKKEKRAENGSEKTSAKKPLAEPKTSGKKTVHSDAKKNKSEGASMDMDGSEKTSAKKPLAEPKTSGKKTVHSDAKKNKSEIASMDTDVPQSSKNKKNSRATTPATKEPEQAPKSHPKSKQTAGEEKGSNKSKLGQELVGKRVKVWWPLDETFYEGVIQSYDGRTKRHQVLYSDGEAEAIYLKNETWEIIQDNSPATEEKEDDLPDSTPLSDIMRRQKAKKSKNVSMDVEPNSSSDVRSQKEKEPVTNSTKKGKRTKGALKEGLSNVPESREEKDVNSSKEPKAKTGRTKKRQKVTEDMHRESEKDCDDKEEAETKGADSLKSDAEPECKRDHQELADDPNAETKTDGEELKSADKSNAEPETDGEEQEIAKEASAEVKIDGEEREPLKERNEEPESEVQEGESAKEPSADTKLIEKEDMSEIQDGESAKEPSADTKSIEKEDMSEEQEGESAKEPIADTKSIEKEDIPEEQSHGDAHTNVPETGKVENEAEEEDQRAVKEQEEETAKAEVGATPVSG; this comes from the exons ATGGGTCCTCTTGTCGGAGAAACCGAACTCCCTGAAGCTCTCCTCAAGGCTGGAAAAGATCTCCTCGAGCCTCATTCGTCTACTGAGTCCCTTCTCGACCTTCTCCAT AAAGTCGAGGCTCTGCTCTCTACTGTTGAGCAAGATCCTATTGTAGCTGTGCAAAGTGCCCTTAGACCATCTATGAAGGCTTTGGTATCTGCTGATCTCTTAAGAAACCCTGATTCTGATGTTAGGGTTTACGTTGTCTCCTGCTTAACCGAAATTATGAGGATAACTGCCCCTGAGGCCCCATATAACGATGGCCATATGAAG GATATCTTCGAGGTTACAGTAGAAGCCTTTGGGAAACTAGCTGATGCTTCCTCTCGCAGTTACAAGAAAGCGGAGGCTGTTCTTGATACTGTTGCTAAGGTCAGGTCATCCTTGGTGATGTTGGACTTGGAGTGCGATGACGTTATCCTAGAGATGTTTCGGCAGTTCTTGAAAGTCATAAG CCCGGATCATCCGCAACCTGTACTTCATTCAATGGAAACGATAATGATCACAGTGATAGATGAAAGTGAAGAAGTATCCATGGATTTGCTAGAGATTTTACTGGCTGCtgtcaaaaaagaaaaccaa GATGTCTCAGCAATGGCTTCGGGGCTTGTGGAGAAGGTTCTCAGTAGTTGCGCCTGTACGCTGCGACCATGCATCATGGAAGCTTTGAAGTCCACAGGGATTAGCTTGGACATGTATTCTCCAGTAGTTTTGTCAATTTGCCAAAGCGAAGCTGCCACTACTGAAGCACACATCGTTGTTAACCCCAAAGAAATTGAG gCAGTTGAAAAGATAGAAGAACAAGTAGTTCCAAGTGATCCATTGCAG GAAAAAATGGATTTGGGTCTCTCTGTCAAGGGGGCTAGGTCCAAGAGAACTGCAAGAGGTGGAACTCGAGCCAATGGAGATGACAAAGTAACAAAAGGAAATGATTTGCAACAACTTTTGAAGCAAGGGCCATCTGAAAGTACAGAAACAGAGACCGAATCAGAGTCTACTAGGAGGAGAGGGCGGAAACCCAATTCTCTGATGAATCCTGAGGAAGGCTACTCATTCAAGACGTCATCAAGCAAGAAGGATTCATCACGCCGAAAGCTCGCTGGCAAGAAAGCATCTTCCCCTAGTAAAGTTGGTCAAACGAATCAGTCGCTTGTTATTTCTCTCTCACCCTCTAGCAGGTCTAAGAAGGGGTCAGGTAAACGTAGCCGGAGTAAGATGGAAGAGACAAATCCTGATGCAGGTTCTTTAGCTAGACCAGTATCAAAGAAACAGACCGTGAAGAAGGATAagcctgaagaagaagaagaagatttaatGGAAACTGACCTTGAAAAGCCTGAAGATAGCATTAAGAAGACTGCCAAGCCAAGTAAAAAGGAGAAGAGAGCAGAGAATGGTTCAGAGAAAACATCAGCAAAGAAGCCACTTGCAGAACCTAAGACCAGTGGGAAAAAAACAGTCCACTCAGATGCTAAGAAAAACAAATCAGAAGGTGCGAGCATGGATATGGATGGTTCAGAGAAAACATCAGCAAAGAAGCCACTTGCAGAACCTAAGACCAGTGGGAAGAAAACAGTCCACTCAGATGCTAAGAAAAACAAATCAGAAATTGCGAGCATGGATACGGATGTTCCCCAGTCATCAAAGAACAAG AAGAACTCCCGTGCAACAACGCCTGCGACAAAAGAACCCGAACAAGCTCCCAAGAGCCATCCCAAGAGTAAACAAACAGCTGGAGAGGAAAAA GGGTCCAACAAGAGTAAGCTTGGTCAGGAATTGGTTGGTAAGAGAGTTAAAGTCTGGTGGCCACTGGACGAGAC GTTTTATGAAGGTGTCATACAATCCTATGATGGTCGCACGAAGAGGCATCAA GTCTTGTATTCTGATGGGGAGGCTGAAGCGATTTAtcttaaaaatgaaacttgggaAATAATCCAGGATAATTCTCCAGCCACTGAG GAAAAGGAGGATGATTTGCCTGATTCTACTCCTTTATCTGACAT AATGCGAAGGCAGAAAGCGAAGAAGAGCAAAAATGTGTCTATGGATGTTGAACCGAACAGTTCTTCAGACGTCAG ATCCCAGAAGGAGAAAGAACCTGTAACGAACTCCACTAAGAAAGGGAAACGAACCAAAGGTGCGCTGAAGGAGGGCTTAAGCAACGTACCAGAAAGCAGAGAAGAGAAGGATGTTAATTCGTCAAAAGAACCGAAAGCTAAAACTGGCAGGACTAAGAAAAGGCAGAAGGTGACTGAAGATATGCACCGGGAAAGTGAAAAAGATTGTGATGACAAGGAAGAAGCTGAAACCAAAGGTGCAGACAGTCTGAAATCAGATGCAGAGCCTGAATGCAAGAGAGATCACCAAGAACTGGCTGATGATCCAAATGCGGAAACCAAAACTGATGGAGAAGAGCTAAAGTCTGCAGACAAGTCTAATGCAGAACCAGAAACTGATGGAGAAGAACAGGAGATAGCAAAAGAGGCAAGTGCAGAAGTCAAAATTGATGGAGAAGAGCGAGAGCCATTGAAGGAGCGTAATGAAGAACCTGAAAGTGAGGTACAAGAGGGCGAATCAGCAAAAGAGCCAAGTGCAGACACAAAATTAATTGAGAAGGAGGATATGTCTGAGATACAAGATGGAGAATCAGCGAAAGAGCCAAGTGCAGACACAAAATCGATTGAGAAGGAGGATATGTCTGAGGAGCAAGAGGGAGAATCAGCAAAAGAGCCAATTGCAGACACAAAATCGATTGAGAAGGAGGATATTCCTGAGGAGCAGAGTCATGGAGATGCACACACTAACGTGCCTGAGACTGGTAAAGTAGAaaatgaagctgaagaagaagatcagaGAGCAGTTAAGGAACAGGAAGAAGAGACTGCTAAGGCAGAAGTCGGTGCTACCCCTGTTTCAGGTTGA
- the LOC108811215 gene encoding cinnamoyl-CoA reductase 1 isoform X2 yields MCSLFRTSSIGMGGQSFELAENPIFDGADRSFCFLLPETMPVDESLITPGKTVCVTGAGGYIASWIIKLLLERGYTVKGTVRNPDDPKNTHLRELEGAKERLILCKADLQDYDALKEAIDGCDGVFHTASPVTDDPEEMVEPAVNGAKFVINAAAETKVKRVVITSSIGAVYMDPNRDPEAVVDESCWSDLEFCKNTKNWYCYGKMVAEQAAWETAEEKGVDLVVLNPVLVLGPPLQPTINASLFHVLKYLTGSAKTYANLTQAYVDVRDVALAHVLVYEAPSASGRYLLAESALHRGEVVEILAKLFPEYPLPTKTYMHTSVH; encoded by the exons ATGTGTAGTCTTTTCAGAACCTCCTCTATTGGAATGGGGGGACAAAGTTTTGAACTTGCAGAGAATCCTATCTTCGATGGAGCAG ACCgaagcttttgttttctactgCCGGAAACGATGCCAGTTGACGAATCTTTAATTACGCCCGGGAAAACAGTCTGCGTCACTGGTGCTGGTGGATACATCGCTTCTTGGATTATTAAGTTACTCCTTGAGAGAGGCTACACGGTCAAAGGAACCGTACGGAATCCAG ATGATCCGAAGAACACACATTTGAGAGAACTAGAAGGGGCCAAGGAGAGACTGATTCTGTGCAAAGCAGATCTCCAGGACTATGATGCTCTTAAGGAGGCTATCGATGGTTGCGATGGCGTCTTTCACACGGCTTCTCCGGTCACTGACGATCCC GAAGAAATGGTGGAGCCGGCCGTGAACGGAGCCAAGTTCGTAATTAATGCTGCAGCTGAAACCAAGGTGAAGCGCGTGGTCATCACCTCCTCAATTGGTGCGGTCTACATGGACCCGAACCGTGACCCTGAAGCCGTTGTTGACGAAAGTTGTTGGAGTGATCTTGAGTTCTGCAAAAACACTAAG AATTGGTATTGTTACGGCAAGATGGTGGCGGAGCAAGCGGCGTGGGAGACGGCAGAGGAGAAAGGTGTTGACCTGGTGGTTTTGAATCCGGTGCTGGTTCTTGGTCCGCCGTTACAGCCGACGATCAACGCCAGTCTCTTCCACGTACTAAAGTATCTAACCGGCTCGGCTAAGACTTACGCTAATTTGACTCAGGCTTATGTGGATGTTCGTGATGTCGCACTAGCTCATGTTCTTGTCTACGAGGCACCCTCGGCCTCTGGACGTTATCTTCTTGCGGAGAGCGCACTTCACCGCGGCGAAGTTGTTGAGATTTTGGCTAAGTTATTCCCGGAGTACCCACTTCCAACCAA GACTTACATGCACACAAGTGTACATTAA
- the LOC108811215 gene encoding cinnamoyl-CoA reductase 1 isoform X1 gives MCSLFRTSSIGMGGQSFELAENPIFDGADRSFCFLLPETMPVDESLITPGKTVCVTGAGGYIASWIIKLLLERGYTVKGTVRNPDDPKNTHLRELEGAKERLILCKADLQDYDALKEAIDGCDGVFHTASPVTDDPEEMVEPAVNGAKFVINAAAETKVKRVVITSSIGAVYMDPNRDPEAVVDESCWSDLEFCKNTKNWYCYGKMVAEQAAWETAEEKGVDLVVLNPVLVLGPPLQPTINASLFHVLKYLTGSAKTYANLTQAYVDVRDVALAHVLVYEAPSASGRYLLAESALHRGEVVEILAKLFPEYPLPTKCKDEKNPRAKPYKFTNQKIKDLGLEFTSTKQSLYDTVKSLQEKGHLPPPPPPSTSQESSQNGIKIES, from the exons ATGTGTAGTCTTTTCAGAACCTCCTCTATTGGAATGGGGGGACAAAGTTTTGAACTTGCAGAGAATCCTATCTTCGATGGAGCAG ACCgaagcttttgttttctactgCCGGAAACGATGCCAGTTGACGAATCTTTAATTACGCCCGGGAAAACAGTCTGCGTCACTGGTGCTGGTGGATACATCGCTTCTTGGATTATTAAGTTACTCCTTGAGAGAGGCTACACGGTCAAAGGAACCGTACGGAATCCAG ATGATCCGAAGAACACACATTTGAGAGAACTAGAAGGGGCCAAGGAGAGACTGATTCTGTGCAAAGCAGATCTCCAGGACTATGATGCTCTTAAGGAGGCTATCGATGGTTGCGATGGCGTCTTTCACACGGCTTCTCCGGTCACTGACGATCCC GAAGAAATGGTGGAGCCGGCCGTGAACGGAGCCAAGTTCGTAATTAATGCTGCAGCTGAAACCAAGGTGAAGCGCGTGGTCATCACCTCCTCAATTGGTGCGGTCTACATGGACCCGAACCGTGACCCTGAAGCCGTTGTTGACGAAAGTTGTTGGAGTGATCTTGAGTTCTGCAAAAACACTAAG AATTGGTATTGTTACGGCAAGATGGTGGCGGAGCAAGCGGCGTGGGAGACGGCAGAGGAGAAAGGTGTTGACCTGGTGGTTTTGAATCCGGTGCTGGTTCTTGGTCCGCCGTTACAGCCGACGATCAACGCCAGTCTCTTCCACGTACTAAAGTATCTAACCGGCTCGGCTAAGACTTACGCTAATTTGACTCAGGCTTATGTGGATGTTCGTGATGTCGCACTAGCTCATGTTCTTGTCTACGAGGCACCCTCGGCCTCTGGACGTTATCTTCTTGCGGAGAGCGCACTTCACCGCGGCGAAGTTGTTGAGATTTTGGCTAAGTTATTCCCGGAGTACCCACTTCCAACCAA GTGCAAGGACGAGAAGAACCCAAGAGCCAAGCCGTACAAGTTCACTAACCAAAAGATAAAGGACTTAGGCTTAGAGTTCACGTCCACCAAGCAAAGCCTCTACGA